GGTCAGTTTAGACAGCCAGCGCTTCATGTCAGCGCCATTTGCAATCAGTATCCCGGTATTGATTTCCTGAATCTGACGCTGTTCGTCGCTGGCATCTTTATGCTCAACGATACCTGTCACTTTGCCATTTTCACGCGTGATACGACCATAGCCGCTCGGATCGTCCAGCTTAACCGTGAGCAGACCAATCCCCCCCTGGGGTTTGGCATCGCGCAGACGCTGTAGGGTTTCAATCGAGATCAGCGGGACGTCGCCGTAGAGCATTAAAATATCTTCATCATCGCCAAAGAAAGGCGCTGCCTGCTGCATAGCGTGGCCGGTACCCAACTGCTCCGCCTGCAACACCCAGTTCAGGTTGTCTTCTTTCAGGCTTTTTTTAAGCAGATCGCCACCGTGGCCGTAAACCAGATGTACCTGTGATGAACCTAATTCATTAGCAACATCAATGACATGCTGAACCATCGATTTCCCGGCAAGGGTATGAAGCACTTTTGGAAGATCGGAATACATACGAGTGCCTTTGCCTGCGGCAAGGATCACTACGCTCATCGCTTTATTCAACATACGCGTCCTGACTGTAATTTGAGAACGAATTTATACCGTTTCACTTTGAAAATACTACATTTTTTTCATCGTAAAATGGGAAGAGGATAAAACGCACAATCACGAGTTTTCCCCAACGGAGATAGAGACATTTTCGTCCATTTCTACGGCTTTTGTCTTCTGAAAAGTCACCTGATATCGTGAATAACGCGCCAGGCTAATGTTTTTGCTCTTTTTTTGGCCCATAAAGAAAGATGACATAAAAGCACAATAATGACAGGCAAAAAAAAACCAGCCTGAAATCAGACTGGTTTTTATTTTTCAACCCGGTGTTACATCGCTTTTTTGGTCAACTCGATAACGCGCAGTTTCGCGATCGCTTTGGCCAGTTCCGCAGATGCCTGAGCGTAATCCACGTCACCATGAGAGCTCTTAATGTGCTCTTCAGCCTTACGTTTCGCTTCCAGGGCTCTCGCTTCATCGAGATCCTGCCCGCGAATCGCGGTATCAGCCAGTACGGTCACGCTGCCAGGTTGCACTTCGAGAATGCCGCCAGACAGGTAGATAAACTCTTCATGACCGAACTGTTTAACGATGCGGATCATACCAGGC
The DNA window shown above is from Citrobacter farmeri and carries:
- a CDS encoding F0F1 ATP synthase subunit epsilon, giving the protein MAMTYHLDVVSAEQQMFSGLVEKIQVTGSEGELGIFPGHAPLLTAIKPGMIRIVKQFGHEEFIYLSGGILEVQPGSVTVLADTAIRGQDLDEARALEAKRKAEEHIKSSHGDVDYAQASAELAKAIAKLRVIELTKKAM